The following proteins come from a genomic window of Rutidosis leptorrhynchoides isolate AG116_Rl617_1_P2 chromosome 10, CSIRO_AGI_Rlap_v1, whole genome shotgun sequence:
- the LOC139872113 gene encoding bZIP transcription factor 44-like: MATSSGTTTTSSGSGSGSGKNSGSERDLQNLMDQRKRKRMLSNRESARKSRMRKQQRLEELTGELSQLRKENNQIMSSISVTTQHYMSVEAENCVLRAQVAELSNRLQSLNEIIAFCGFSEEQYYGNGVGNGTEFVDEFMVNSLSYLNVINQPILASADMIQY, from the coding sequence ATGGCTACATCTAGTGGTACTACCACAACGtcatctggttctggttctggttctggtaaaAATTCAGGTTCTGAAAGAGATCTTCAGAACCTGATGGATCAAAGGAAGCGAAAAAGAATGCTATCGAATCGCGAATCCGCAAGGAAATCAAGAATGAGGAAACAACAACGTCTAGAAGAACTAACGGGTGAACTGAGTCAACTCAGAAAAGAAAACAATCAGATCATGTCAAGTATTAGTGTCACCACACAACATTACATGAGTGTGGAGGCAGAGAACTGTGTTCTGAGGGCTCAGGTTGCGGAATTAAGCAACCGACTGCAGTCGTTGAACGAGATCATTGCGTTTTGTGGGTTCTCGGAAGAGCAATATTATGGAAATGGAGTTGGAAATGGTACCGAGTTTGTGGACGAGTTCATGGTTAACTCACTGAGTTACCTTAATGTTATTAATCAGCCTATACTGGCATCTGCAGACATGATTCAGTACTGA